ACCAGGCTGTGTTTTATTTAATGCAAGCTAGCAATTTAATTTTGTGTGTTAAAAGATCATTCAGGTTAAGAATTTTCACCAATGCCCATGGGAGGAGTTGAAGAGTTTTTCATATATTCCtccatacatttatttgtttatgcatatatatatatatatatatatatatatatatatatatatatatatatatatatatacatatatacaatatacatatacatatatacattatacatatatacattatacatatacaatatacatatacaatatacatatacatatacatataaacatatatacatacaaacatatatacatacatatatatatatacatatatacattatacatatacaatatacatatacatatacatataaacatatatacatacaaacatatacatacaaacatatatacatacatatatatatatatatatgcatatatacatatacacatatatatatatatatatatatatatatatatatatatatatatatatatatatatatatatatatatatatatatatatatatatatatatatatatatatataaatatatatatacatatatatatacatatatatatatatatatatatatatatatatatatatatatatatatatatatatatatatatatatatatatatatatatatatatatatatatatatatatatatatatatatatatatatatatatatatatatatatatatatatatatatatatatatatatatatatatatatatatatatatatataaatatatatatatatatatatatatatatatatatatatatatatatatatatatatataaacatacacacacacacacacacacacacacacacacacacacatatatatatatatatatatatatatatatatatatatacacatatataaatatatatatatatatatatatatatagacacacacacacacacacacacacacacacacacacacacacacacacacacacacacacacacacacacacacacacacacacacacacacacacacacatatatatatgtatatctttacttTAAGATTAGTTATATCATCTTGTGAATATTTCTTCAGGTGAATATGACTTGGCAAATTTGTCTTTGCTTAAAGGTGAACCCTTGATATgagattatatgaatatgtaaataattatatattgtaATGTCTCTGTGCAGATGTTTTGAGCCTTGAAAATCAGCTGTTATACAGTAATTACCATATGAATAAAAATTGCAGCCATGAGGGTTTAGAAAACATTTTGGATTATTATCCACGCTTGTGAAACAAAGTGAGAAAGTACAATTTGCCCATTGTGCAATAAAAAGACAGCAAAGCAAAACAACCTCATTACGTATCAGATTTCTTTCAATGGAAAATTTTAAAATGTCGTCTTTTATgaaattaatgttgttattactattatagtgattttttcttatctttctttcttactttcatttcctCACTGTTAGACAACTCTTTAACTAGTTCCTGTGTTTGAATATGTTAATGATTTACTTTAGATATGGTTTGTAAGACAAagatatatcatgtatgtgtacatttgacTGCAATGCAGGTCATAGGTATGTATGACTGTATAAGTATGATATCAGATGTATATTACAGGGCAGATATATATGTCTAGGCCAGTATGTTGTCATGTATATGTGGCTAGGCTGGTGTGAAGTCATGTATGTGTGACGAGGTGGTATGAtgtcatgtatgtatttctaggCTAGTATGATGTCATGTATATGTGACTAGATGGATGTGATGTCATGTATGTGTGGCTAGATGGGTGTGATGTCATGTATGTGTGCCGAGGCTGCTGTGATGTCTTGGATGGCTGGTCATATGACGCTAGGCATTACTGGGCAGGCGTGATGTGTGCAAAAGTTTGAAAGGGTGTTAATTTGTGATGTATTTGCCCAGTTATTTACTCCTTTTTGAAtgatttctcttttgctttttgcttttatttttttcctctctttcttcaatttcttcttcttcttcttcttctccttctctttctccttcttctccttctcctccttctccttttccttctccttcttctccttcttctccttcttctccttcttctccttcttctccttcttctccttctttttcttcttcttcttcttcttcttcttcttcttcttcttcttcttcttcttctgcttcttctgcttctgcttctgcttctgctttcttttatttgttcttgttcttgttctgttccttcttctccttctccttcttcttcttcttcttcttcttcttcttcttcttcttcttcttcttcttcttcttcttcttcttcttcttcttcttcttcttcttcttcttcttcttcttcttcttcttcttcttcttcttcttcttcttcttcttcttcttcttctgcttctgcttctgcttctgcttctactacttcttcttcttctttatcctctcaaTTTTGTGCTAGATGAGAACATTGATTTAGCTAGGTTATTTACCTAACAACTCTTTTCATGTAATTATTTAAAAAGTTAGTAAGAATTAAAAACTGATCTTTTACAAAGCAGTGAATTTATTATTGGTGATTTATAAAATTCAAAAATCATAAAGttaattcctttttctttgatctttttgTGTGGAAGAGAATTCAAAGAATCAGAACCCATGAATTAAAGAATCAGAACCCATAAAGTTTAATCCATCATCAAAGAATTAGAACCCATAAAGTTTAATCCATGATCCTTATTCTTATGTGGCTAAAAGAATAAAAGTATTTGCCTTAGTACTCTGGAAACCCAAGAAGCTAATCCACATTCTCCATTTTTTTGCAGGAAGAAGAAATACATCCCAGCAGGTACAGGGAAGAGGGGACGCCCTCGGAAGTATCCTCCCCCTGTAGGCTGTGAGTACCGGAATTCTGGTGGGTTGACCAATGAGAGTTGTgtttaaaagataaagagaaagttgtggaatttccattatttttttttttcttctttttttttctctcaaattcttttttaatcttttttttttccctatgtGATCGTGCATGTATGTGAGACTTGATTTGAATGCCACTACACGATAATAACACGTTTTGTGGAGGTAGCACACCATCGCATTGGACTTGGTGTGGTTATGTGGATGGATTTTCCTCCTTGTGTCTGAAATAGATTGTTTGTCTTCGTATTGATTTGGCCCTTGTTTAACAAATTTAAATTAACAGCATCTTTGATATTAAGGACTTCACTCTTAGTAGAAATCTGGCTCTTGCTATAACTTTAGAATGCTCCTTTGATCTGGATATGATTGGAAATTTTATGTTAAATTTTCTACTGTTAAGATCATGATAATCCTAAGAATCTACTCTAAGGCTAATCTTAAAATTTACTTTTAAGCGGATAACCTAAGAGTGTTATATATTGCATAGTGACATTCATGCAAGACATCCTCCTGAGCCTAAAGGTGGAGCAAGACCTGACCCGTGCGCTGCATTCCAGATGGCCCTGGGATGCAGAGACCCGACACCATTGACGAGGACGGCAACATCTTCGAGCCCCAGATCATCCTCAAAGACGGCATGGTGGTGAAGAATGAGCCCTCGGAGGAGAACAAGGGCCACCACCCGGGGGCCAATGGGCCGCACGACCTGGCCAACACCTCCAACGGCAACTCCCAGATGCAGATGCTGCCTCGGCCTATCTTGACCAAGGAAGAAatcgagaagaggagagagtactACAACAACCACAAGAACAAAGTCAAATACGTGTGTCACTACTGCCAGGTCCACTTCTACCACAAGCCCAACTTCGACTTCCACATCACCAAGTTGGAGACCTCTGGCAAGTGTAAAATCTATGAGAAGGTGAATAACCTGTACCTGTGTGAGTCATGTGGAGAGGGCTTCTCGTGGAGGGAGAAGCTAGAGAAGCACCTGCGGCTGGCGGAGCAGCACGGCACGCACAACCAGAAGGAGCTCCTTATGTATGGGGACTTCCAGTGCAACATGTGTGGTAAGACTTTCAACAAGCGCACAACGTACCTCCAGCACGTCAAATGGCATGAGGACCGTGAGGACATTCCCTGTGTCATCTGCGGCACCATGTTCAAGCAGACAGATCTCAGACGCCACCTGATGGAGGTGCACAGCAATGACAGCCTTCCCTGCTGTTATTGTGGGAAGCTCTTCACCAGCAGGAAGTACCTGGAGAAGCACGAGCTGGTCCACCAGGGTGGGAACTTCCCCTGCCCTGAGTGCGGCAAAACCTTCAGCCAGAAGAGCAACATGCAGCAGCACCTCAAGACACATTCACTGGATAAAGAGTATTCATGTGAGCACTGTGGGCAGACTTTCAATCAGAGGGCAGGGCTCTGCCAGCACCTTAAGAAGCACTTTGGCCCGACAGAATTCAACCATGAATGTGAGGTGTGTGGTCAGTACTTTGCCAATGATTACAACCTCAAAgtgcacaagaaaaaaatacacaacatgCACGTTGAAGGTTTACCAGATGAGATACCAGATCATCCAGAATACCTTTCATCTCCTTTGTCTCACCACTTAGCACCAGAAGATATACGTGAAAAAGCCTATGGTGCTGCTAATTCTGCTGTGAAAAATATGTTGGGGGTGTCCCTGGGCTCAACAGTTAGTTTATCTATGAAACAAGAGGGCTCCGAGCCAATGGATGAGAGCCAGTTACACATGAGAGACACAGCTAGCCACATGGACATGAGACATATGACAGACCGTCGGGACACCCCAGGGCTGATGAAGGAGCAGCTTGAGGCAGAAGAGCAGATGAGAATGAGTCAGCACCACTCCATGGCTGTGACAGAGGATCCCCTGCACATGCCGCAAGATCTCACACGGATGACTGCCAGTCAAGGACACATGAGTGATGACTCGGGACGCATATCTGCTGCTCCACAGTCTCATATGAGTGACATGAGAAGCTCTGCCACAGACAGCCCAGGCCGCATTACAGACACCCCACACATGACAGATAACTTAGGCCGGATGGCTGCAGAGAACTTTGGGAGAATGAGCAGCACTCCGGGCGGATACCTGGCAGAGCACCTGAGGCGCATGGCAGAGAATCAGAGCCGCATGTCTGACACTATGTCTCATTATGATGAGCGTGATAACTACAGTCGTCTGGGAGACAACCTGCGCAGCATGAGTCGTGGCAGCGCCACAGACCCCATGGGTCGACTAGGAGACAACCTGGGTCGAATGACGGCAGACAATTTGAGTCATATGGGAGTGATCCGACCGACTCAGACCCCATCCAGTACCCCCCAGTGGCCGCCACACATGCAGAACCACGCTGCGCTGGATGGCATGAACCAATCCCCCCAAGCCAGCCAACATACCCTCTACCCACTGCCATTCTGGCCCTACGATCCCTCCCTGCGACAGTACCACCACTGAGCGAGCGGGGGAGTGGTGGCCAGAGTACCTACACAGTCAAGCTAACAGATATTGACACATGAGGtccagatattattattattacatacatctCACTTTAAGCACGAAATAAGAAGCTCCATCACACTTCTAAAAGTTAGGAgaaactatttttatcatttttaattagtCAAGTCTGTTGGCTTATTTTATCTTCATCTAGAAGATGTGATTTTATGATTGAAGGTTCCTACGATGCTAGACATTAAAATTTGTGTAGTACAATTATGGATCATATGTGGTAGCTGTAGTCTATAGTAGCTGTCCAGATTTCTGAACATTATTGCTTATTAGTGTTTCCATATTACAAGTATGGAGAGTTGAAAGCTGTAGTCAACTTATTTTAGAATACCAAACAGTGCGTATACTGGCCACGTGTAGCGCTTCATGCATGCTGTAAAGTCCTTTAGCTTCCAGTCGTTAGATACGCCTTTTTTCAGATTCATTGGAAGGTGATCCATTTTATTTCTGATGGTATGCAAATATTTTAGAAAGTGACAGCTATATCTTTCTTTGTGATACAAAATATTGTGCTCTCTAGTTTCTTAATTCTGGATAGAAGCTCGTGAAAACAGATGTGGTCTTTCCCAACTGCTGGCCCCTGGTTAGGAAGAAAAAGTTTGTAGCCATTGCTTTTTATACTACATAATATATGATTTGGTCAGTTTTTCTTCCAGTCAAGTTGTACGATCTTAGTGTTCAAAGACAAGCTTTTCAACTAATTTGAACCCTGGGCACGTCAACTCTCGCAATGGTCCAAGCTATACAGGGTAAAATTTATTTGAAGTGAACTAaagtattatatacacacacttgcttTCCACGGTTGCGAGGTTGTATGTGATTGTGAATAATTGACACAAAATCCCATTATCTTAGGTGGTAGTTAGTGTAAGGGATTGAACCAGCCAAGGCCAGTCAGTTTAAAGACCGCATCTGCAGTCATGAAACATTAGATTTTTATATGGCTTCGGATGTGATGTGTCTTTAAATGCCATTGCCACCATTCAAGACCCAggatttttttccttactttattttccccctcttcccgttttatttttcctttttcatacctCCCAAGCACTTAAACTTTgccatataatatgtatagtattatatgtaaatgtatttgaaTGCTACCATTGAGAAACTGTTCTTAGTGTGATGAGCATTGTGAAAAGGCTGCCAGTGATTGGTGCAAAGAAACACACTTGTAAAGGCTAAGAAttatggaacaaaaaaaaaagataaaaaaaaagagtgtatcatggaacttttttttttctttttttttccgaagTGAAAGGTACGCTTAAATGGTAACTAACGTGGTCTCGTTCCCCCCACACATGTGGGAAGTTCTTGTGATTTGCATTTGGGAGTGGCGAAGTGTTCCCGCCCGCAGCAGGCTTGCGTGGTGTGAAAGTGTCCCAGTGAGCCTGCCAAAAACATGTACTTACTGAGATGTTCTCGCAGTGCTTTTATAGACGAAACCGTAGTTGGAGTCTGTCTGAACCGAACTAGATTAGAGTCTCCAAGTTTACAGTCTTTCTAAGAGGAGATTTGAAAGTAGTAGGGCCAACACAACTTAAGGATATCATTATTTTGTCTAGGCATGATAAGAGAAGGTGGTAGTGTTCACTGAGTATCATTGTAAGATGAAATGATTCAACTCCTTTGATGATTATATCATATTTGCAAATAGCATATCATAATGAGCTGTAATTCAGCAGTTTTAAGAGCTTTGAATTGTCCAAGAAAGAATAAGTTGGCACTGAATTTCCATATGGTCACTCATTTTAAGTAAAAaagatattcattttatttatttactgttattatcatttgttatttttctttttgtatattttacatttacctttgttttgtctttactAACCTGAAGAATAACTTTAAGCTAGTGCAGGGCATTTGTCAACATTAACTCAAGCTGTGTCTATACTGTATACCACTTGTAGGTATTAAATGGagtatacttattgttattgagAATACTGACCATCAGGAGCTCTTTCACATAGCTGCATATAGGAGCATAGTCAAGTTTAGATGCCAGTAATTCTTGACACTGCTGTTCTAAAGGTAGTTGTTTTGACTTCAGGTTTTTCAGATAGATTTGTATAAAGACGAAGAGCCTGTGCATACAAGCAGGAACAAAGGAGTCCattgatcgttattattaccttGTGTTAACAGGGTGTGGATGTTTTAGGTTCTGAGTTTTTGTCCAAAATGACATTGTGTTCACTTGGTTTTCTGCACAGCCGTGGTTTTAAGTTTCTGTTAAAGATGAAACTTGCATGTGGTTTTGCAGGCAGTGAAAACACATGCTACTGTTGTGGGGAaaagtattattgtttttctttgtctgaagATTTATAATGGATATACTTTTTTGAGACTTAAATCagaggatgaaaaaaaatagGCGTTATATGTTTCTATAATTCTAGGAACAGATATTTTTACCTTTCAAGTTTGTTGTTGAAGTAAGAATTGCTACAAGTCATTCATTGTTCAGTGGTTTTAGCCAGTTGCTCTGTCAGGAACACAGAATCtgacaattcttttttttatattattgtactTAAGCCCAGTTCAGGAGAGTTATCCTTTATATGATGATTTGTTACAAGTACCACTTTAGATCTGTTTAAATATCTTTACCAATTTTATGTTTGTTAAAGCAGATATTTTAAGCATATTTAAgtgaatagtgataatactaatgaaaagaagttccccctctcccatcatatgttatatatagtatAAGATTTATGCATTTCCTGCGTGGAAAGAACGACAATGCGTTCAGCTCGAATCTTTGCAGCGTATTTCCCTGGATATTCTTTAGAGTTGTCGTTTGTTGTCCCGAATGTTACTCGAGATGGATATATAGGACCAAAGGTTCTCTAGGCGTTGAATCTCATACCCAGTGAGCGACTCTTCTGGtggctgttaaaaaaaaaaagagatatacttTACTAATTTAAGGTCTTCTAATCAAGTGATTTTTTACATTGATTATGAATTAGTGTGTTGAGAGTACAATGAAGAATATTGGTAGggatatatttaatgtatatgatATTAGGATGAAATGGGCatactgaagatttttttttttctctcatcttgtgttttatgtttcttttcttttttttttttttttcttttttttgttgtatagATTGCATTCTATTCTGATTACCTTGTAGACTTTAGTATTTGTTGGCCTCTTTTATTTCAACTTTCTTTTCTCGTTAAGAAGATAGTGATGTCTATGATTTTCTTccttataaaagaataaaagtaaaagaaaaaaaaattaggatgACATGATCTAAATGCAATTGTgtgaaaaaagttaataaaaaaaataattaccaaaaaaaaaaacaaaaaaaaacaaaacaagactgCATCATGAtcttatttaaaaaaaggtaATATTGTCCCAAGAAACAGGAAGGTAATGTTGACGGATCATTTCATGCTAGTGTACAGTGTATTCTTCATGAAATGTGGTCGCTGGGGGGATCTGGAGTCCCCCCAACTTTGTATTTATAGGATGTGAAAAGATTTGATAATGTGGtgttttaaatatgtatgtataattgttcaacacttattttttgtaattttttggtAGGATGGATGGGTAAAAATGCTTCCCATTGGAATATGGCCTTAGCTGTTACAAGTACGTGTGTTGTGAAGCAAGCTGCACAGAAACTTTTATAATCGCAACTGAAAGGGCTTGAATGAGAGGCGAGTTCTGTATTTGCATGCGAAGGTTGTGTGATATAGTGTTACGATATATGTCTGTGGGTATGGTTAGTACATCTCCAGAGGGTGCGATAATAGGTTAGTGCAATATTCTCTAGAGAATTAAAAAAgtgtttcttttcctgttttgattatggttattattacttttttttttctttttcaacacAGGCCCAAGATTAATACATACACAGTAATGAAAAGATGTGAGGAAAAAACTAATTGATGTCTCCACTGTTAGGAATGAAGTGGCATTTAAGAACAGCCTTATCTTGTGCATCTTTGACTGTAATGATTAACTGATTTTGAGAAATGGAAAATGAGCTTGGTATTTTGTGATAGAATCTCAGTGTGTCACCTTGATGTGATTGTGCACTTActgctctctcttcatttcttgatCTTCGGTTTACACGTTCCTAAATTTAGAGGTATTGTGGAATATCTAAgcatggaaaaggggaaggggcgcAATTATTGTACTTAACCAATCGGAAAGCACAAAGTGACTTAAGAAGTGTGTGAAGAGTCACTCTTTACATAGAATTAAAAGtaagggagcaaaaaaaaaaaaggaaaaaaaaaaaaagaaaaaaagattatatattcCATAAATTCCAAACTTGTTACACAGTATCTGACAAAACTTATATATCGatgcattatatattataagAGTACGTGAACTGAGTATGGTACTAGTCCACTGTAGTCAGGAGAATTATAGTCAGTTTGTAGAAGTACATATTGGAGTTTAGAGATTATATGAGAAAAAAAGCCATCTATTCTAGGCAGTGGAGACATTTTAGGCTAAATTGATATCAATCAGTGTGACAGACCCTCAGCTTTATTGATTTTCCTGTAACAttttttctaaattattattgctgtggttataataattattttttttttctttaagactgAGGGTTAAAGTGATGATTCTTACTTTGTATAActtgatatacatataatgctgTGACAAAAAATGTGATGGTCTGCAAATTGTAGTTCCTTAAATTTTAGTCaagatataagaagaagaagaagaagaagaaaggttaaATTTTACAAATTAAACAATAAACGAGCAGGTGGTGATCATGTATCACCTGCTTACAGTGATGATTGTGAACTGGAGTTGTTCATCTGTTGTGCCATTCAGTGCTTTCATTAGGCATTGGCTCTTATTTGGGGCAAGACGTCAAAGTTCCTATGCATGATAGATACCGCAGTTATTTTAAGGTCTGtaatttgtctctttattttttttctttttttttttctttttttttctaatgcaatATTTGTGACACAAAAATAatctatatattaaaaaaaataaacaaaggactGACTTTCAATACAACAGGCGTTGGAGTGGAGTGACATACAATACACATCAGTACATAATAGCTTCCCAAAATATGCAGcttgaaaatgaggataaaacaGACACAAGATATGCATTAAGTTGTGAGTCTTTGCTGGAACATGCACGTTTTAAGACATTTCGGCAAGACCTGGTTAAACTGCCCGCAGTGCCATCCAGAGGTGAGAGTTGGCTAATGAAATACTTGCATCAGTATAAACAAAACCTCAAATGCCCTGTGTCAGTTTTCAGAAAGGacatatagatacttatacatatacatatatataaatatatatattattttataatttggtAGGCTTAGAGTAACTAACTTGGAGAGATGTAAGGGAAAAGCAACGTGAAATAAGCGCTGAAGGTGATGCAGAGGTTGAGAGATTCTTTTTCCTGATGCGTGTATTTCATTAACTGGCATTTTTACCTTTAGACGACACCACTGTCCTTGTACAGTTAACTTTGTACCTTTTCCACAGTATACTGTTTTGTGTTGATCAAGTTTTTCTCATTATGCTATAGCAGTTTTAAAGTGATGTAAAGCTTATGCAGTTGTGTGTACAATTTTTCATTTTAACTGTTCATAAGACGCTTTGTTGATATATGATTTATTtggtattttctattttctaatgaATGAATTTATAACCAGATGTTGTTGACTGTGAAATGCTTTATTATGGgcactttgttatcattattatatttaaaagaaaactatcacatttctgttttatttgtactTTACTGAGAGAAGGACATGAACCCAGTtgtgaattaattaattatagtAGAAAGACATAGGTTTACCGTCTTTTGACGAGTGAATTAAAATGCGCATCTTTTTCACGTCATTATTGATGCatagtgttttcttttttaaacttgTACATTTTTTCTTGCCCatgtgcatatctctctctgtctagtcaCCAAAATTTTGTTTTTTGCATATATCTCCAAATATGAAATGTCTTCAagcaatcatatatattttttcttattagtgttctctgtt
The Penaeus vannamei isolate JL-2024 unplaced genomic scaffold, ASM4276789v1 unanchor699, whole genome shotgun sequence genome window above contains:
- the LOC113808842 gene encoding uncharacterized protein (The sequence of the model RefSeq protein was modified relative to this genomic sequence to represent the inferred CDS: added 1001 bases not found in genome assembly), with protein sequence MEVCCREEPSTPMTDRSVLSDDEKRQRIDLAPVPGGMELKVGGEEALSGQADHGGQGGEGGQVAGAGGCESRLLHDMGPQAVIHNPPGEINGHISEGTTGKGDSVYDFDPDTEGEMPSAAEEDSLASPDKHSERSETTDSNVKHEPELETLDDSEMVGDESLSGSFHDDVYPIEPPMGDTSFGDIPRRGRGRPRGSKNRIDDGRGRGRGFKFRRMSEDRTCTAYDLRNIPDPFANQRRGRPRSRFIVDLGEQNHEAWAKSKEELNISDAELTTLLLSLLESRRDCNNPQDSDTMLGLISSEYNKWKDKFTSQVSMLSHYASIHNTNCCTCLGIKKKKYIPAGTGKRGRPRKYPPPVGYGPGMQRPDTIDEDGNIFEPQIILKDGMVVKNEPSEENKGHHPGANGPHDLANTSNGNSQMQMLPRPILTKEEIEKRREYYNNHKNKVKYVCHYCQVHFYHKPNFDFHITKLETSGKCKIYEKVNNLYLCESCGEGFSWREKLEKHLRLAEQHGTHNQKELLMYGDFQCNMCGKTFNKRTTYLQHVKWHEDREDIPCVICGTMFKQTDLRRHLMEVHSNDSLPCCYCGKLFTSRKYLEKHELVHQGGNFPCPECGKTFSQKSNMQQHLKTHSLDKEYSCEHCGQTFNQRAGLCQHLKKHFGPTEFNHECEVCGQYFANDYNLKVHKKKIHNMHVEGLPDEIPDHPEYLSSPLSHHLAPEDIREKAYGAANSAVKNMLGVSLGSTVSLSMKQEGSEPMDESQLHMRDTASHMDMRHMTDRRDTPGLMKEQLEAEEQMRMSQHHSMAVTEDPLHMPQDLTRMTASQGHMSDDSGRISAAPQSHMSDMRSSATDSPGRITDTPHMTDNLGRMAAENFGRMSSTPGGYLAEHLRRMAENQSRMSDTMSHYDERDNYSRLGDNLRSMSRGSATDPMGRLGDNLGRMTADNLSHMGVIRPTQTPSSTPQWPPHMQNHAALDGMNQSPQASQHTLYPLPFWPYDPSLRQYHH